The Bacteroidales bacterium DNA segment GATTGGCAAGAATGACATTAGTGTTTTTGAATCAATCAAGGATAATAATCTTGAGCCATATCTTCAAACAATTGATTATCTTCCACATAAAGAAGTATTGGATTTTACATCCAGAGCACAGTTATTATTGTTGCCTTTAAATAATACACCAAATGTTTTGGGAATAATACCAGGTAAAATTTTCGAATATTTGGCATCTAAAAGACCAATTTTATGTATAGGCCCTGTCAATGGAGATAGTGCAAGGATAATTACTAAAACACAAGCTGGATCGGTGATTGATTTTAAGGATATGGATAAACTATTTAAGGAACTAAATAAATATTATAAACTTTTCCAAAAAGATTCATTGTTTGTTAATACTATGGGAATTAAGGAGTTTTCAAGAAGAAATCTTTGCGGACAAATAGTTAAACTACTTACACAAATTTATAAATAAGCTAATTGTGAAAATAATTAATATAGTAGGTACACGGCCAAATTTTATGAAAATCGCCCCAATTATGAGGCAAATGAAAAATGATAATGTTTTTGATCCGATTTTGCTTCATACCGGGCAGCATTATGATGTATTAATGTCAGAGAATTTTTTTTCTGAATTAAAGATCCCAAAACCTGACATTTATTTAGGCGTAGGGTCCAATACGCATGCAAAACAAGTCGCAGCTATAATG contains these protein-coding regions:
- a CDS encoding glycosyltransferase; its protein translation is SWNWAVDFKKIFDREINIVTNGFDESDFDNINQELSSKFSIVHIGAMNKDRNPVNLWKVISLLVKNNASFKNDIEIILIGKNDISVFESIKDNNLEPYLQTIDYLPHKEVLDFTSRAQLLLLPLNNTPNVLGIIPGKIFEYLASKRPILCIGPVNGDSARIITKTQAGSVIDFKDMDKLFKELNKYYKLFQKDSLFVNTMGIKEFSRRNLCGQIVKLLTQIYK